In Anomalospiza imberbis isolate Cuckoo-Finch-1a 21T00152 chromosome 26, ASM3175350v1, whole genome shotgun sequence, the following proteins share a genomic window:
- the NRAS gene encoding GTPase NRas encodes MTEYKLVVVGAGGVGKSALTIQLIQNHFVDEYDPTIEDSYRKQVVIDGETCLLDILDTAGQEEYSAMRDQYMRTGEGFLCVFAINNSKSFADINLYREQIKRVKDSDDVPMVLVGNKCDLPTRTVDTKQAQELAKSYGIPFIETSAKTRQGVEDAFYTLVREIRQYRMKKLNSSEDGNQGCMGLSCLVM; translated from the exons ATGACCGAGTACAAGCTGGTCGTGGTGGGCGCCGGCGGCGTGGGCAAGAGCGCGCTGACCATCCAGCTCATCCAGAACCACTTCGTGGACGAGTACGACCCCACCATCGAG GACTCGTACCGCAAGCAGGTGGTGATCGATGGCGAGACGTGCCTGCTGGACATCCTGGACACGGCGGGGCAGGAGGAGTACAGCGCCATGAGGGACCAGTACATGAGGACAGGCGAGGGCTTCCTCTGCGTCTTCGCCATCAACAACAGCAAATCCTTCGCCGACATCAACCTCTACAG AGAACAGATCAAGAGAGTGAAGGACTCGGATGACGTGCCCATGGTGCTGGTGGGGAACAAGTGTGATCTGCCCACGAGAACAGTGGACACAAAACAGGCCCAAGAACTGGCAAAAAGCTACGGAATCCCCTTCATAGAGACCTCTGCAAAAACGAGACAG GGTGTGGAAGATGCTTTTTACACCCTGGTGAGGGAGATCCGGCAGTACCGGATGAAGAAGCTCAACAGCAGCGAGGATGGGAACCAGGGCTGCATGGGACTGTCCTGCCTTGTCATGTGA